One segment of Choloepus didactylus isolate mChoDid1 chromosome 15, mChoDid1.pri, whole genome shotgun sequence DNA contains the following:
- the LOC119510714 gene encoding regulator of G-protein signaling 2-like, with protein MKGKTPGVEHILKMCYLVQGREFVHLGDEGLKGKQWFSEATIMVSGVISERFQGAMFLAVQHDCSSMDKNTGSGPKSKEKREKMKWTLLKDWKACLSYFLQNSSTPGKPKTGKKRKQQTLIKPSPEEAQLWSEAFDDLLARKYGLATFRAFLKSEFCEENIEFWLACEDFKKTKSPQKLSSKARKIYTDFIEKEAPKQINIDFQTKTLIAQNIQEATSGCFTSAQKTVYSLMENNSYSCFLKSEFYQDLCQKPQITTEPHAT; from the exons ATGAAGGGAAAGACCCCTGGTGTGGAACACATATTAAAG ATGTGCTACTTGGTACAAGGAAGAGAATTTGTCCATTTGGGGGATGAAGGGTTGAAGGGGAAGCAGTGGTTTTCTGAAGCCACTATTATGGTGTCAGGGGTGATCAGTGAAAGATTCCAAGG TGCTATGTTCTTGGCTGTCCAACATGACTGCAGTTCTATGGACAAAAACACTGGTAGCGGGCCAAAGAGCAAAGAGAAGCGAGAGAAGATGAAGTGGACCCTTTTAAAAGATTGGAAGGCTTGTTTGAGCTACTTCTTGCAAAATTCCTCTACTCCTGGGAAACCCAAaactgggaagaaaagaaaacagcagaCTCTTATCAAGCCTTCTCCTGAAGAAGCACAGCTATGGTCAGAAGCATTTGATGACCTGCTAGCCCGTAAATATGGTCTTGCCACATTCAGggcttttttaaaatctgaattctGTGAAGAAAACATTGAATTCTGGCTGGCCTGTGAAGACTTCAAAAAAACCAAGTCACCCCAAAAGCTGTCCTCAAAAGCAAGGAAAATATATACTGACTTCATAGAAAAGGAAGCTCCAAAACAGATAAACATAGACTTTCAAACCAAAACTCTGATTGCTCAAAATATACAAGAGGCTACAAGTGGCTGCTTTACATCTGCCCAGAAAACGGTATACAGCTTAATGGAAAACAACTCTTATTCCTGTTTCTTGAAGTCAGAATTTTACCAAGACTTGTGTCAAAAGCCACAGATCACTACAGAGCCCCATGCTACATGA